The sequence below is a genomic window from Salicibibacter cibarius.
ACTTTCACCGTTAATCAATAGGTTGGATAGGGAAGGGGCAACCGCCGTTGCATCTGCTTTCAGTTGCTCTATTTTTCCATTATTTGAAATGAGCGGCGTGAATGGATCGTTATTTTTATTTAATTCACCTCGATAGTAAGAAATTTCTCTCTCCAGTTTGTCTATTTGGTTAAATAGATCTTTCCATAAGTGTAAATGCTGGTAAATAATTTTATAGATAGAACCGATGGTTTTATCGTTTTGTACAATTGGTGTTTGGCTTACGATTGCTTTATATTGGTTAATTTGAATAATTTCCGCTTCTAATATATCTTTTTTATTCTTGTTTTGCTGCTGTTGGATTTCGGGAGCTATGTTTTGTAGGGGCTGATGTTCGATTTGAGAAAAAGAAGCGATGCCGTATAGTTCCATGAAACCGTGGTTAGCTTTCGTGATGTTGCCGTCTTGATCGGTAATGATGACCCCGTCGTAAGCCACTGCCAATGCGCTATCCAGGACTTTTTCAATTCGTTTTGTTGATTCCAATTCATTTGCCACTTTTTCGAGTTCGGTGATATCTTTTAACACAGCCATGGCTCCGTTAATCTTCCCCCATTCTTGGATGGGGATAATCGAGGCAATGACAATGGTTGAATGTAGGCTGATTTTTTTAACTTCCGTTCGTTTGCTATGCAAGACAGCGTTCGATAAATCGTCATATAACGTGGGAAACCAGTTGCCCGAGGGTTTTCCTAATATTTCGGTGTCTTCCAGTTGGAAAAGTTTTTGGGCAGAAGCGTTAATGGCGGTGATATTTAGCTCTGTATCCACGGAAATGACGGATTCCTGTAAATTATCGACAAGCGATTGCAGCCGGGTCATTAAATGATTTGTGCCGGCAACTAATCCGTAGATTAAATCTGATGTGGCCAAAACGCCGACAACATTCTTGTTGTTATTAAGCACAACCGCATGCCCAACACCTTTTTCCAAAAGGATATCTCTCGCCCGGTAAACGCTTATATTTTCCTGCAGGGAAATGACGTTTGTTTTGATTGCCGGCTGTATCGTTACATCCATCGAGGTGCTTTTTAATAAAAGACGGTATAGCGAATACTTCGTCACAATTCCGAGAAGATGTTCATGCTCCATGACACAGCCGATATCCTGGCGGTTTTGTAAAAATAATTCCATTGTTTCACGCGCAGTCGTGTCCGGTTGAAGTTTCACGAACGTCGTCGCTGAAAGTTCTCCAACGTGCATCGAGGTCACCTCCCTACAATTAACTAAATGTTAATTCAATTAAGAGAACAAGTCAACACAGTTGTATGAATAGATAGTCAACTGTCTGATTTTATGAACATATTTCAGGGGCAATTGCCTGTTTAAAAAGTGGAATAAAACTTGCATTTTTAAATGGTAAGGGAGGGAGCCGATGAGTTACGAAACGATTGTTTATGAAGTAAGCGAACATATTGCAACGATCACGCTGAATTTACCGGATAAAAGAAATCCGCTAACGGCCACACTCACAACGGAATTGATAGATGCGATGCAACGGGCGGATGAGGATGAAGACGTAAGAGTGATGATACTCACAGGTGCCGGAAAATCGTTTTCGGCTGGCGGAAACCTAGAGGAATTCAAAAGCAACTTCACAAAACCGA
It includes:
- a CDS encoding sigma 54-interacting transcriptional regulator, encoding MHVGELSATTFVKLQPDTTARETMELFLQNRQDIGCVMEHEHLLGIVTKYSLYRLLLKSTSMDVTIQPAIKTNVISLQENISVYRARDILLEKGVGHAVVLNNNKNVVGVLATSDLIYGLVAGTNHLMTRLQSLVDNLQESVISVDTELNITAINASAQKLFQLEDTEILGKPSGNWFPTLYDDLSNAVLHSKRTEVKKISLHSTIVIASIIPIQEWGKINGAMAVLKDITELEKVANELESTKRIEKVLDSALAVAYDGVIITDQDGNITKANHGFMELYGIASFSQIEHQPLQNIAPEIQQQQNKNKKDILEAEIIQINQYKAIVSQTPIVQNDKTIGSIYKIIYQHLHLWKDLFNQIDKLEREISYYRGELNKNNDPFTPLISNNGKIEQLKADATAVAPSLSNLLINGESGTGKELLANGIHLVSNRKGAFIKINCAAVPENLIESELFGYADGAFTGAKKGGRPGKFEQADKGTLFLDEIGDMSLPMQAKLLRAVQEKEIERIGDTQTRKMDVRILAASNKNIGKLVQEGVFREDLYYRINVIQLEIPPLRDRLDDIPLLTNHFMKKMQTKLDKPSINDISSEAVEKLRNYHWPGNVRQMENVMERAFLYAQTNRIEASHILIDAKDPSSTEHSGINEANEHGSVKTNRKKRMEETDKVTILDALKQAGGNRTIAAKKLGISRSTLYQKLKKYEIKEKLEFFL